The Paenibacillus sp. MBLB1832 genome has a window encoding:
- a CDS encoding THUMP domain-containing class I SAM-dependent RNA methyltransferase, protein MSHKIELIATCPMGLEAVVAREIRDLGYTEVTVENGRVRFIGDELAICRCNLWLRTADRVLIHMGQFQALTFDELFEGTKALAWPDWIPNDAEFPVEGRSHKSKLSSVPACQGIVKKAIVEKMKLRYGTEWFPENGARYVIEVALLNDIATLTIDTTGPSLHKRGYRKLVTEAPLKETMATAMILLSRWNVDRPLYDPFCGSGTIPIEAAMIGWNIAPGLRRSFPSEAWGNIPRKLWDKARDEAFDVVRDNVPLHIVGSDIDPAAIEVAEAAAKAAGLAKQFQLKVEPIAKARPRGDYGCLITNPPYGERLGEQQDAELALRQLGALTTPMPSWSLFILSPTTQLEHYMNRRADKKRKLFNGRIECNLYQYLGPLPPRRHDR, encoded by the coding sequence ATGTCGCATAAAATTGAATTAATCGCCACATGCCCAATGGGACTTGAGGCTGTTGTTGCTCGAGAAATTCGTGATCTCGGTTATACCGAAGTAACCGTCGAGAATGGCCGCGTCCGATTCATTGGTGACGAGCTGGCGATCTGTCGCTGCAACCTGTGGCTGCGAACAGCGGATCGCGTTCTCATTCATATGGGACAATTCCAAGCACTCACCTTCGACGAACTGTTTGAAGGGACGAAAGCGCTGGCTTGGCCGGACTGGATCCCGAATGATGCCGAGTTTCCCGTTGAAGGACGTTCCCATAAATCGAAACTATCCAGCGTCCCTGCTTGCCAAGGGATTGTGAAGAAAGCCATTGTTGAGAAAATGAAGCTGCGCTATGGCACCGAGTGGTTCCCTGAGAACGGAGCTCGCTACGTGATCGAAGTCGCTTTACTGAACGATATCGCAACACTCACGATCGACACGACAGGACCGAGCCTGCATAAGCGCGGCTATCGTAAGCTGGTCACTGAAGCACCGCTGAAAGAGACCATGGCCACAGCCATGATCCTGCTCAGCCGCTGGAACGTCGACCGCCCGCTGTACGACCCGTTCTGCGGGTCGGGCACGATCCCGATCGAGGCCGCGATGATCGGCTGGAACATTGCGCCAGGCTTGCGGCGCAGCTTTCCAAGTGAAGCTTGGGGGAATATCCCCCGCAAGCTGTGGGACAAAGCGCGCGACGAAGCCTTCGACGTCGTGCGCGATAACGTGCCGCTGCACATCGTGGGCAGCGACATCGATCCGGCTGCCATCGAAGTGGCAGAGGCAGCCGCTAAGGCCGCTGGACTGGCGAAGCAGTTCCAGCTCAAGGTTGAGCCGATCGCCAAGGCGCGTCCGCGCGGCGATTACGGCTGCCTGATCACCAATCCGCCGTACGGCGAGCGGCTTGGTGAACAGCAGGATGCCGAGCTGGCGCTGCGCCAGCTCGGGGCTCTAACGACACCGATGCCGTCGTGGAGTCTGTTCATTCTGAGCCCGACTACGCAGCTCGAGCATTATATGAATCGCCGCGCGGATAAGAAGCGCAAGCTGTTCAATGGACGAATCGAGTGTAACCTGTATCAATACCTTGGTCCGTTACCTCCTCGAAGACACGATAGATAA
- a CDS encoding metallophosphoesterase family protein, giving the protein MERIAIISDIHGNLPALQAVLKDIEKRGVNRIVCLGDLVGKGPSSNEVVDLVKQACEAVVQGNWDLGITYPQELPEGLWQQKLLGDERLQYLKQLPYAIDLTLSGKRIRLFHASAESVFHRLKRKASKRERLAMFHHTPMTGTPADGKEPDIVGYGDIHIPYLLTLNNPSEKGVGASKERRGLILFNVGSVGVPYDGIPQASYCILEGEADTSMQAGFAIQFVRVPYDIEQAVRFAYEARMPGSRRYELEITTGLVHLEEKN; this is encoded by the coding sequence TTGGAACGAATCGCAATCATTTCGGATATACATGGCAATCTGCCAGCTCTCCAGGCTGTGCTTAAAGATATCGAGAAAAGAGGGGTAAATCGTATCGTCTGTTTAGGCGATCTGGTTGGCAAGGGACCTAGCTCCAATGAGGTCGTTGATCTTGTGAAGCAAGCCTGCGAAGCTGTTGTGCAAGGAAACTGGGATCTGGGCATTACGTATCCGCAGGAGCTTCCAGAGGGATTATGGCAGCAGAAACTGCTCGGCGATGAGCGGTTGCAATATCTGAAGCAGCTCCCCTATGCGATCGATCTGACGCTCAGCGGAAAACGTATTCGACTGTTCCACGCATCTGCCGAAAGTGTCTTTCATCGCCTGAAACGCAAGGCATCCAAACGCGAGCGACTTGCGATGTTCCACCATACGCCGATGACCGGAACGCCTGCCGATGGCAAAGAACCCGATATCGTCGGATATGGGGATATCCATATTCCTTATCTTTTGACATTGAATAACCCGTCTGAGAAAGGCGTTGGTGCTTCCAAGGAGCGGCGAGGCTTAATCCTGTTCAATGTGGGGAGTGTCGGAGTGCCGTATGACGGGATTCCCCAAGCGAGTTATTGCATTTTGGAGGGGGAAGCGGATACTTCCATGCAGGCAGGATTCGCGATTCAGTTCGTTCGTGTACCGTACGATATTGAACAAGCTGTGCGTTTCGCGTACGAGGCCAGAATGCCAGGGAGTCGGCGTTACGAGTTAGAAATTACGACGGGGTTAGTTCATTTAGAGGAGAAGAATTGA
- the map gene encoding type I methionyl aminopeptidase, translating to MITIKTKEQIQAMGKAGRILADCHKEIAKMIRPGITTWEIDQFVEGFLAKNGATPEQKGYHGYPYATCASVNDVICHGFPKKEPLNDGDIVTIDMVVRIDGWLADSAWSYAVGNISPTAEKLLTVTKEALYKGIEKAVVGNRIGDVSHAIQVYAESQGFSVVRDFIGHGIGAEMHEEPQVPHYGPAGKGPRIKEGMVFTIEPMLNVGKYHSKVDQDGWTARTYDGSLSAQYEHTIAITSQGPVILTEQ from the coding sequence ATGATTACTATCAAAACTAAAGAACAAATTCAAGCCATGGGTAAAGCGGGCCGCATTCTGGCGGATTGTCATAAAGAAATTGCCAAAATGATCCGCCCTGGGATCACAACATGGGAAATCGACCAATTCGTTGAAGGCTTCCTAGCTAAAAACGGTGCAACACCTGAGCAAAAAGGGTACCACGGCTACCCCTACGCGACTTGCGCATCAGTCAATGATGTCATCTGCCACGGCTTCCCAAAGAAAGAGCCGCTAAATGACGGAGATATTGTGACGATTGATATGGTCGTTCGCATTGATGGCTGGCTGGCTGATTCAGCATGGTCCTACGCCGTAGGCAACATTTCACCAACCGCAGAAAAGCTGTTGACCGTCACGAAAGAAGCGCTTTACAAAGGCATTGAGAAAGCGGTTGTCGGCAATCGCATCGGCGATGTCTCCCATGCGATTCAAGTATACGCGGAGTCACAAGGCTTCTCGGTCGTTAGAGACTTCATCGGTCACGGCATTGGCGCCGAGATGCATGAAGAGCCGCAAGTGCCGCATTACGGACCAGCAGGCAAAGGGCCGCGCATTAAAGAAGGCATGGTTTTCACGATTGAACCGATGCTGAACGTCGGGAAATATCATTCCAAGGTTGACCAAGATGGATGGACAGCAAGAACGTACGATGGAAGCCTTTCAGCCCAGTATGAGCATACAATTGCGATCACTAGTCAAGGACCGGTTATTTTGACGGAACAATAA
- a CDS encoding MDR family MFS transporter: MNRVRQFLHAYHPIVHTLILGTVMARAASSMSLPFLAIYLAKHSDMSPSLIGIVIGMGALAGTVGGFVGGTLSDRFGRRVIMLGALFGWGFVFLGFGIVKLPVLFMLLNMLNGLCRSFYEPVSQALMADLTEPAKRRQVFSLRYMAINIGVAVGPLLGAFFATMNGALPFLLTGVIYLIYGITLYALLIKFGIKQIEGEKKSKITFGSAWNVIRKDMTFRLYIIGGIIGAIGYSQVMVTLSQYLQMDFTNGVNMFAVLMSANAIVVIAMQIPLGKWAEKYPPLTAIIVGNIMFALGDVGFAFSHSLTWLIISMGIFTFGEILNYPAANLLIDKLAPENMRGTYFGAQTLTNLGHFMGPWIGGFLLVSFGGKTLFLLIAILSMVGSIFYWRGTKRHISVKSSSKMQVF, encoded by the coding sequence ATGAATCGTGTACGTCAATTTCTACATGCCTATCATCCGATTGTACATACATTAATTTTGGGCACGGTTATGGCTAGGGCAGCTTCTTCAATGAGTTTGCCGTTCCTCGCTATCTATTTGGCTAAACACTCGGATATGAGCCCAAGTTTGATCGGGATTGTCATTGGGATGGGTGCGTTGGCAGGAACAGTAGGCGGATTTGTAGGTGGTACGTTATCTGACCGATTTGGTCGACGTGTCATCATGCTTGGGGCACTTTTCGGATGGGGCTTCGTCTTCTTAGGTTTTGGCATTGTGAAGCTGCCTGTTCTGTTTATGCTGTTGAACATGCTCAATGGGTTGTGCCGCTCGTTCTATGAGCCAGTGTCTCAAGCGTTAATGGCTGATTTAACGGAACCTGCGAAGCGGAGACAAGTGTTCTCGCTGCGCTATATGGCGATTAACATCGGTGTGGCTGTCGGCCCGCTGCTCGGCGCTTTTTTTGCGACGATGAACGGTGCGCTGCCTTTTCTGCTGACAGGCGTTATTTATTTAATTTACGGCATTACGTTGTACGCGCTCCTCATTAAATTTGGCATCAAGCAAATTGAAGGGGAGAAGAAGTCGAAGATAACGTTCGGATCGGCATGGAATGTCATTCGCAAAGACATGACTTTCCGTTTGTACATCATCGGCGGCATCATTGGGGCGATTGGCTACTCGCAGGTTATGGTAACACTCTCCCAGTATCTTCAGATGGATTTCACCAATGGTGTCAACATGTTCGCGGTGCTCATGAGCGCCAATGCGATTGTCGTGATTGCCATGCAGATTCCGCTTGGTAAGTGGGCTGAGAAGTATCCCCCGTTAACCGCGATCATCGTTGGCAACATCATGTTTGCACTCGGTGATGTGGGATTTGCCTTCTCGCATTCGCTGACTTGGCTCATCATCTCCATGGGTATTTTCACCTTTGGTGAAATTTTGAATTATCCAGCCGCTAATCTGCTGATTGATAAGCTTGCTCCAGAGAACATGCGAGGTACCTATTTCGGGGCGCAAACATTAACGAATCTGGGCCACTTTATGGGGCCTTGGATCGGCGGCTTCTTGCTTGTGTCTTTTGGCGGGAAAACGCTGTTTCTTCTCATTGCAATTTTGTCGATGGTTGGCTCGATTTTCTACTGGAGGGGCACGAAACGTCATATTTCGGTAAAAAGTTCGTCGAAAATGCAAGTTTTTTGA
- a CDS encoding glutathione peroxidase, with amino-acid sequence MSIHQFQVRTIRGEEKSLADYNNQVLLIVNTATKCGFAPQFKGLQELHDTYKDQGFSVLGFPCNQFKDQEPGNDAQVEQACQLNFGVNFPLFSKIDVNGADAHPLYKYLKSKAPGLFGSGIKWNFTKFLVDQNGQVIKRFSPTTKPQKIEAYVRKLLAKTAVHA; translated from the coding sequence ATGAGCATTCATCAATTTCAAGTCCGCACGATCCGCGGTGAAGAGAAATCGCTTGCCGATTACAACAATCAGGTTCTGCTCATTGTCAACACGGCAACCAAATGCGGGTTTGCCCCTCAGTTTAAGGGGCTTCAAGAACTCCATGATACGTACAAAGATCAAGGCTTTAGCGTGCTTGGCTTCCCTTGCAACCAATTCAAAGATCAAGAGCCAGGCAATGACGCACAAGTGGAGCAAGCATGCCAATTAAACTTCGGTGTCAATTTCCCGCTTTTCTCCAAAATTGATGTGAATGGCGCGGATGCGCACCCGTTATACAAATATCTGAAAAGCAAAGCCCCTGGCTTATTCGGTTCAGGCATTAAATGGAATTTCACGAAATTCCTCGTCGATCAGAATGGTCAAGTCATTAAACGATTCTCACCTACGACGAAACCGCAAAAGATCGAGGCATACGTACGCAAGCTGCTTGCCAAGACCGCTGTTCACGCATAA
- a CDS encoding O-methyltransferase, with protein sequence METITAESYMEGLYQEDTVLARVKEVIVAHNMPEISIAPGYGRLLTMLVTMIGAKRVLEIGALGGYSGICLARGLQAGGKLISLELKQEFADVAKQNVIDAGLGEHVEYRIGEALHHLNDLQAKGERFDFFFIDADKVNYPNYLELAIQLANPGAIIAGDNTLMRGKVVDEKQTKASVQAMRTFNQRIATDPRLESTILPAYDGLALARVK encoded by the coding sequence ATGGAAACCATTACAGCAGAAAGCTACATGGAAGGCTTATATCAAGAAGATACCGTTCTTGCACGGGTCAAGGAGGTCATCGTTGCTCATAATATGCCAGAGATCTCGATCGCGCCAGGGTACGGCAGATTGTTGACGATGCTAGTTACGATGATCGGGGCAAAGCGAGTCTTAGAAATCGGGGCGCTAGGCGGGTACAGCGGGATTTGTCTAGCAAGAGGGTTACAGGCTGGGGGAAAGCTGATCTCGCTTGAGTTGAAACAGGAATTCGCCGATGTGGCTAAGCAAAATGTGATCGATGCGGGCCTTGGCGAACACGTGGAGTATCGCATCGGCGAAGCGCTCCATCATTTGAACGATCTGCAAGCAAAGGGCGAACGCTTCGATTTCTTCTTCATCGATGCGGACAAAGTGAATTATCCGAATTACTTGGAGCTGGCAATTCAATTAGCGAATCCAGGTGCGATTATCGCGGGAGACAACACGCTGATGCGCGGCAAAGTAGTCGACGAGAAGCAAACGAAAGCATCCGTCCAAGCGATGCGTACGTTCAATCAACGTATTGCTACCGATCCTAGGTTGGAAAGTACGATACTTCCAGCGTATGATGGGCTAGCCTTAGCGCGTGTGAAATAG
- the ytvI gene encoding sporulation integral membrane protein YtvI encodes MLSFYKKYWRTVFDIALIALTVYLFMLLFSYLYAIATPIFLALIIFMMIEPLARFLHRRGMRKSLASAISTLLFVLVILGALAGAIVIFTSQIMSLVDKIDDYQAVFNDQIIHRISELNNQFQTLPTDVSDKAKEYAGQIAGKASTLLVAFLSGLVASLTSFSTFMFNFIVGIILAYFLSIEIESWKRLASEQTPNTFKAAFFFLRENVVKGIVSYVKAQAKLITLTFIVIFIALLVLDVNNAFSIALLSGIFDVLPLLGVSTLFIPWIIYLFIVGNTTLAIWLSALLLVVILVRQIMEPKITGESLGVSAFTTLAFMIVSLSLFGVAGVILSPVLIILIKALHTQGYLQRWIRKPENEYTEGTLPYTGD; translated from the coding sequence ATGCTCTCTTTTTACAAGAAATATTGGCGAACGGTTTTTGATATTGCGCTCATTGCACTTACCGTCTACTTATTCATGCTGTTATTCAGTTACCTATACGCTATCGCCACACCGATCTTTCTGGCTCTGATCATTTTCATGATGATCGAGCCTCTAGCTCGTTTCTTGCATCGAAGAGGGATGCGCAAATCGCTGGCTTCCGCCATATCGACCTTGCTCTTCGTGCTCGTTATACTTGGCGCGTTGGCAGGAGCCATCGTTATTTTCACCAGCCAGATTATGAGTTTAGTCGATAAAATCGACGATTATCAGGCCGTGTTCAACGATCAGATCATTCATCGCATCAGTGAGTTGAATAATCAATTCCAAACGCTGCCAACCGACGTTAGTGATAAAGCCAAGGAATACGCTGGGCAAATCGCAGGCAAGGCGTCTACCCTGCTTGTCGCTTTCCTTTCTGGACTGGTCGCTTCCTTGACCTCCTTCTCTACCTTCATGTTCAATTTCATCGTCGGAATCATCCTTGCCTACTTTTTAAGTATTGAAATTGAGTCATGGAAGCGGCTTGCAAGCGAGCAAACACCGAATACGTTCAAAGCGGCATTCTTTTTCCTTAGAGAGAATGTAGTGAAAGGGATCGTTTCGTATGTCAAAGCTCAGGCCAAGCTGATTACGTTAACCTTCATCGTGATTTTCATAGCGCTGCTTGTCTTAGATGTGAATAACGCTTTCTCGATTGCATTGCTATCTGGAATCTTCGATGTGCTGCCGCTGCTCGGCGTATCCACGTTATTCATTCCATGGATCATTTACTTGTTTATTGTCGGCAACACGACGCTCGCGATCTGGCTCAGCGCCTTATTACTGGTCGTTATTCTAGTCCGTCAAATTATGGAGCCGAAGATTACAGGTGAATCCCTTGGTGTATCCGCGTTTACAACGTTAGCGTTCATGATCGTTTCTCTGTCGTTGTTCGGCGTTGCAGGGGTCATTCTCTCCCCCGTACTGATTATTCTCATCAAAGCGCTGCACACGCAAGGGTATTTACAACGCTGGATTCGAAAACCAGAGAACGAATACACCGAAGGCACACTGCCATATACGGGTGATTAA
- the gloA2 gene encoding SMU1112c/YaeR family gloxylase I-like metalloprotein, with amino-acid sequence MHFKQIHHVAIICSDYERSKHFYVELLGLTVIQETYRAERDSYKLDLRIGDTDQEIELFSFPNPPLRVNQPEARGLRHLAFVITNMDETVEALTHKGITVEPVRIDPITGNRYTFFADPDGLPLELVEVIEC; translated from the coding sequence ATACACTTCAAACAGATACACCACGTAGCAATTATTTGTTCTGATTATGAACGATCCAAGCATTTCTATGTCGAGCTGCTCGGACTTACCGTTATCCAAGAAACGTATCGTGCAGAGCGGGATTCTTACAAATTGGATTTACGGATCGGGGACACAGATCAAGAGATTGAACTATTCTCTTTTCCGAATCCGCCACTACGCGTAAATCAACCTGAGGCTCGTGGACTGCGGCATTTGGCATTCGTTATCACCAATATGGATGAGACTGTGGAGGCCTTGACACACAAGGGGATCACGGTGGAGCCAGTACGGATTGATCCAATCACGGGGAACCGCTACACATTCTTCGCCGATCCAGATGGGCTCCCCTTGGAGCTGGTTGAAGTAATAGAATGTTAA
- a CDS encoding DUF1450 domain-containing protein — MRNDIRICDKCKHMKVKTALAKIDVIAPGTEVKVACKSYCGPCQRYAFIFINGRYITGETEDEAIEKAKKYVKK; from the coding sequence ATGCGCAACGATATTCGCATTTGTGACAAGTGCAAACACATGAAGGTGAAAACGGCCCTAGCCAAAATTGATGTGATTGCACCTGGTACGGAAGTCAAAGTCGCTTGCAAATCGTATTGCGGTCCATGTCAAAGGTATGCATTTATTTTTATTAACGGCCGCTACATTACAGGCGAAACAGAAGATGAAGCCATTGAGAAAGCCAAGAAATATGTGAAAAAATAA
- a CDS encoding winged helix-turn-helix transcriptional regulator, producing MSTLENEKVAPLSNYVPKIPKEIECSIERTLEVIGGKWAFLVLRELFSGTKRFGELQRQIVGISPKSLTDILRHLEEHGVLERMAFPTVPVTVEYTLTPKGQDLHQIIKEMKLWSAKWT from the coding sequence ATGTCTACGTTAGAAAATGAAAAAGTCGCTCCACTCAGCAATTATGTGCCTAAAATCCCCAAGGAAATTGAATGCTCTATTGAACGAACGCTGGAAGTCATCGGCGGTAAATGGGCTTTTCTCGTCCTACGCGAATTGTTTTCTGGCACGAAGCGTTTCGGCGAACTGCAGCGTCAAATTGTTGGCATCTCCCCGAAATCGCTAACAGACATTCTTCGCCACCTTGAAGAACATGGCGTTCTGGAGCGGATGGCGTTTCCTACGGTTCCCGTAACTGTCGAGTATACGTTGACACCAAAAGGGCAGGATCTGCATCAAATTATTAAAGAAATGAAGCTTTGGTCCGCAAAATGGACATAA
- a CDS encoding TIGR01777 family oxidoreductase translates to MKIAITGGSGFIGKRLIAYWLEQGYELINISRSSATRIPGVTTVTWDDLKMKPDTLQGLHAIVNLAGESISQRWTAAAKSRIIQSRLDAAANVAKLVASMDVKPRVVVNASGMSYYGTSETDTFDETSPFRNTDFLASVVKQWEHAADQIQGTRVVKVRVGLVLDNLEGAFPKMALPYKLGVGGTVGSGRQWMSWIHIDDMVRLIDFCVDHDDIEGPVNATAPNPVTNQQFGRTLATVMRRPNIFPVPAFMMKLLFGELSVLLLEGQKVLPRVLQQHGFVWKFPQLQEALAQLMKK, encoded by the coding sequence ATGAAAATAGCAATCACAGGCGGCAGCGGCTTTATCGGTAAACGATTAATCGCTTATTGGTTAGAACAAGGTTACGAGCTAATTAACATTTCACGTTCCTCTGCTACCCGTATCCCAGGTGTAACAACGGTTACTTGGGATGATCTGAAGATGAAGCCCGATACCCTACAAGGGCTGCATGCCATTGTCAACTTAGCTGGCGAATCGATCAGTCAGCGGTGGACAGCGGCGGCCAAATCTCGTATCATTCAGTCCCGCTTAGACGCAGCGGCTAACGTTGCCAAACTCGTTGCAAGTATGGACGTGAAGCCGCGTGTCGTTGTGAATGCATCCGGGATGTCCTATTACGGAACGTCAGAAACGGACACTTTCGACGAGACTAGCCCATTCCGAAACACGGATTTCTTAGCATCCGTTGTTAAGCAGTGGGAGCATGCCGCCGATCAAATCCAAGGAACTCGCGTGGTGAAAGTTCGTGTTGGACTTGTGCTGGATAACCTCGAAGGCGCTTTTCCGAAAATGGCTTTGCCTTATAAGCTTGGTGTTGGAGGTACCGTCGGCAGCGGCAGACAATGGATGTCATGGATCCATATCGATGACATGGTGCGTTTAATTGATTTCTGCGTAGATCACGATGATATTGAAGGTCCTGTCAACGCAACGGCTCCCAATCCCGTGACGAATCAACAATTTGGACGTACATTGGCGACTGTTATGAGAAGACCGAATATATTCCCAGTTCCAGCCTTCATGATGAAGCTATTGTTCGGCGAGCTCTCCGTGCTATTGTTGGAGGGTCAGAAGGTCCTGCCTCGGGTTTTACAGCAGCATGGTTTCGTATGGAAGTTCCCGCAGCTCCAAGAGGCGCTGGCCCAATTGATGAAAAAATAA
- a CDS encoding HesB/IscA family protein, whose translation MKVKISRNAAKVLQLELNKEENQGLSVRVQVTHKHGDHAHYGLGLDDKTPNDVVVTTDKGIDVLLDQSEPLLDGVRIDYFYTPEEGFMITNPSKGNHGDH comes from the coding sequence ATGAAAGTCAAAATTTCTCGCAATGCAGCAAAAGTACTTCAATTGGAGCTTAATAAAGAAGAAAACCAAGGTTTATCAGTTCGTGTTCAAGTGACGCATAAACATGGTGATCACGCTCACTATGGTTTGGGTCTTGACGATAAAACTCCTAATGACGTTGTAGTTACCACCGATAAAGGCATTGACGTTCTTCTTGATCAATCCGAGCCGCTGCTGGATGGTGTTCGTATTGACTACTTCTACACACCGGAAGAGGGCTTCATGATTACTAACCCTAGCAAGGGGAATCACGGAGACCACTAA
- a CDS encoding AraC family transcriptional regulator, which produces MTYQDPAIKLLSHVYWVQKKEFMYERDEYACWTLFAVEEGSFDYEIKGDKGEARFGDVVICPPRCVFRRKTKEPLTFHFIQFIRDEGVEGEEDWLGKIRIADTSRLASNYRYLRTLQGWDEASTGHKLHLVNDLLRMIRMERNVRVEAAAAIQDEQMNRARSLLTGQAFGELSMLEVASGLGLTPVQFTRQFRKAFGQTPTDFISDLRMTRARYYLENTTLTLDVIASQCGYENGFYLSRIFTQKVGMAPSVYRSMFRV; this is translated from the coding sequence ATGACCTATCAAGATCCAGCAATAAAACTTCTCTCCCACGTCTACTGGGTTCAGAAAAAAGAGTTTATGTACGAGCGAGACGAATACGCCTGCTGGACCTTATTTGCTGTGGAAGAAGGAAGTTTTGACTATGAAATCAAGGGAGATAAAGGCGAAGCTAGGTTCGGAGACGTTGTCATTTGTCCGCCAAGATGCGTATTTCGAAGAAAAACAAAAGAACCGCTGACCTTTCATTTTATCCAATTTATTCGTGATGAAGGTGTGGAGGGGGAAGAGGACTGGTTGGGGAAAATTCGTATAGCGGATACGTCACGCCTCGCTTCGAATTACCGTTATTTGCGCACGTTACAAGGGTGGGATGAAGCGAGTACAGGGCATAAGCTGCATTTGGTCAATGATCTGCTGCGCATGATTCGTATGGAACGGAACGTCAGGGTTGAGGCAGCAGCAGCGATCCAAGACGAGCAAATGAACAGAGCACGCAGTTTGCTGACAGGACAAGCCTTCGGCGAATTATCCATGCTGGAAGTGGCCAGCGGATTAGGACTAACACCCGTACAATTCACACGCCAGTTTCGCAAAGCGTTTGGACAAACGCCCACTGATTTTATTAGTGACTTAAGGATGACTAGAGCCAGATATTACTTGGAAAATACAACATTGACTCTCGATGTCATTGCCTCGCAATGCGGTTACGAGAATGGCTTTTACTTAAGTCGCATCTTCACGCAAAAAGTAGGGATGGCGCCCTCTGTGTATCGCAGCATGTTTCGGGTTTAA